A window of Parafrankia discariae genomic DNA:
CGCCGGGCAGACCGGCGCGGGTCAGGCCGTCGACGAGGTCGTCAGCCACGGCGTGACCTCCGGTCCTCCTTGACGTGCCCGCGGAAGGTGCGCGTGGGCGCGAACTCGCCGAGCTTGTGCCCGACCATTCCCTCGGTGATGAACACGGGGACGTGCTTGCGCCCGTCGTGCACGGCGATCGTGTGGCCCAGCATGTCGGGGATCACGGTCGAACGACGAGACCAGGTCCGGATGACGTGCTTGGTGCCCTTCTCGTTCTGTACGTCCACCTTCTTGAGCAGGTGGTCGTCGACGAACGGGCCCTTTTTAAGACTGCGTGGCATGGCTGTGTCTCCTCCTTCCTGCTCAGTGGTGGGTGTGGCTCGGGCTGGCCGGCGGCCGGGCGAGCAGAGTCATGACTAGCGCCGCCTGTTCTGCTTGCGGCGCCGGACGATCAGCGCGTCGCTGGACTTCTTGGTGCGGCGGGTGCGGCCCTCCGGACGGCCCTTCGGGTTGACCGGGTGGCGGCCACCGGAGGTCTTGCCCTCACCACCACCGTGCGGGTGGTCGACCGGGTTCATCGCGACACCACGCACGGTGGGCCGACGGCCCTTCCAGCGCATGCGGCCGGCCTTGCCCCAGTTGATGTTGCTCTGCTCGGCGTTGCCGACCTCGCCGACGGTGGCGCGGCAGCGCACGTCGACGTTGCGGATCTCACCGGAGGGCATCCGGAGCTGCGCGTACGGCCCGTCCTTGGCCACGAGCTGCACACTGGTGCCGGCGCTGCGGGCGATCTTGGCGCCGCCGCCGGGACGCAGCTCGATGGCGTGCACCACGGTGC
This region includes:
- the rplB gene encoding 50S ribosomal protein L2, yielding MGIRRYKPTTPGRRGSSVADFVEITRDHPEKSLVRPLHSKGGRNVHGRITTRHQGGGHKRAYRIIDFRRDKDGVPAKVAHIEYDPNRTARIALLHYVDGEKRYILAPVKLRQGDLVSSGVGADIKPGNALPLRNIPTGTVVHAIELRPGGGAKIARSAGTSVQLVAKDGPYAQLRMPSGEIRNVDVRCRATVGEVGNAEQSNINWGKAGRMRWKGRRPTVRGVAMNPVDHPHGGGEGKTSGGRHPVNPKGRPEGRTRRTKKSSDALIVRRRKQNRRR
- the rpsS gene encoding 30S ribosomal protein S19, encoding MPRSLKKGPFVDDHLLKKVDVQNEKGTKHVIRTWSRRSTVIPDMLGHTIAVHDGRKHVPVFITEGMVGHKLGEFAPTRTFRGHVKEDRRSRRG